One genomic segment of Panicum virgatum strain AP13 chromosome 2N, P.virgatum_v5, whole genome shotgun sequence includes these proteins:
- the LOC120660535 gene encoding uncharacterized protein LOC120660535, whose amino-acid sequence MAQGTAPSAAGAPSGGGCPSGPAVSTTPPGTPRASAPPPSSGAVGFHYAVELYFDPALENQVLKAWNALARRHLGSRLIDAAARPHLPLLHLPAAALPPPGTGAGGDPLLRLGPSLRALASRLDPLPLALSSLAALPASASSPNDNVLFLAPTPSAALLGLHAQLCELLRKDAGVEVPDAYRPDHWVPRCAVAVDVPRSRMAEAFCVLRELKLLPVSGYGMDIALVEVGAAVRELVSYPLGGSGGAGAD is encoded by the coding sequence ATGGCGCAAGgcaccgcgccctccgccgccggggcccccagcggcggcggctgcccctCGGGCCCCGCCGTCTCCACGACTCCCCCGGGCACGCCccgcgcctccgcgccgcctccctcctccgggGCGGTCGGGTTCCACTACGCGGTGGAGCTCTACTTCGACCCGGCGCTGGAGAACCAGGTGCTCAAGGCGTGGAACGCGCTGGCGCGGCGGCACCTCGGCAGCCGCCtcatcgacgccgccgcccgcccgcaccTCCCGCTGCtccacctccccgccgccgcgctcccgccgcccgggaccggcgccggcggggaccCGCTCCTCCGCCTCGGGCCCTCGCTCCGGGCGCTCGCGTCCCGCCTCGACCCGCTCCCGCTCGCGCTCTCCTCGCTCGCCGCGctccccgcctccgcctcctccccgaACGACAACGTGCTCTTCCTCGCGCCCACGCCCTCCGCCGCGCTGCTGGGCCTCCACGCCcagctctgcgagctgctgcgcAAGGACGCCGGTGTCGAGGTCCCCGACGCGTACCGCCCGGACCACTGGGTCCCGCGATGCGCCGTCGCCGTTGACGTGCCCCGCAGCCGCATGGCCGAGGCCTTCTGCGTGCTCCGAGAGCTCAAGCTGCTCCCCGTCTCCGGGTACGGGATGGACATCGCGCTCGTCGAGGTCGGCGCCGCGGTTAGGGAGCTCGTGTCCTACCCGCTCGGCGGCAGTGGTGGTGCTGGCGCCGACTGA
- the LOC120660533 gene encoding protein ALTERED XYLOGLUCAN 4-like, translating to MGASTPRHHSSTSSLPRPLLAKRIVTFALYALIPLALLHYLVSLPPPLPPPPHHRRGGPKSPRGPKVAAGAKRTRAAPRCDYSDGAWVRSAAAALYNGTSCGGTIKAGQNCEAHGRPDSGYLRWRWRPRGCALPPFDPADFLRLVRGRHVAFVGDSLARNQCESLVCLLSSAFPAHLVRGAGGGDGDGDGDELRKFRRWAFPSHDATVSVFWSPFLVNGTEKAKGGAAGLDHNRLFLDQPDERWAAEIPGVDVVVLSAGHWFLHPAMFYDRGAVVGCHHCPEPNRTESGFFGAFRLAVRGALREVVLRGARAQQRQRERRPKLAVLTTFSPAHFEGDWDSPAACARTEPYAPGEREVGYMDGEMLRAEAEEAAAAAADARARGAGVTVEALRVTRMAALRADGHPGAYMHPFPFAGGARERVPNDCVHWCLPGPIDTWNEILLQLVKRWADGAGADAEPSSSSP from the exons ATGGGCGCCTCCACTCCCCGCCACCATTCCAGCACCTCGTCCCTCCCGCGACCCCTCCTCGCCAAGCGGATCGTCACTTTCGCGCTCTACGCCCTCATCCCGCTCGCCCTCCTCCACTACCTCGTCTCCCT gccgccgccgctacctccTCCTCCCCATCACCGCCGCGGGGGCCCAAAGTCGCCGCGGGGGCCCAAAGTCGCCGCGGGGGCCAAAAGgacgcgcgcggcgccgcggtGCGACTACTCGGATGGGGCGTGGgtgcggagcgcggcggcggcgctgtacAACGGGACGAGCTGCGGCGGGACGATCAAGGCCGGGCAGAACTGCGAGGCCCACGGCCGGCCCGACTCGGGGTACCTCcgctggcggtggcggccgcgcgggtgCGCGCTCCCGCCCTTCGACCCGGCCGACTTCCTGCGCCTCGTCCGCGGCCGCCACGTCGCCTTCGTGGGCGACTCCCTGGCGCGGAACCAGTGCGAGTCCCTCGTCTGCCTGCTCAGCTCGGCGTTCCCGGCGCACCTCGttcgcggcgcgggcggcggcgacggggacggggacggcgaCGAGCTCCGCAAGTTCCGGCGGTGGGCGTTCCCGTCGCACGACGCCACGGTGTCCGTGTTCTGGTCCCCGTTCCTGGTGAACGGCACGGAGAAGGCCAAGGGGGGAGCGGCGGGGCTGGACCACAACCGGCTCTTCCTGGACCAGCCCGACGAGCGGTGGGCGGCGGAGATCCCTGGCGTCGACGTGGTGGTGCTGTCCGCGGGGCACTGGTTCCTGCACCCGGCCATGTTCTACGACCGCGGCGCCGTGGTCGGGTGCCACCACTGCCCGGAGCCCAACCGCACGGAGTCGGGCTTCTTCGGCGCGTTCCGCCTCGCCGTCCGCGGCGCGCTCCGCGAGGTCGTCCTCCGCGGCGCCCGGGCCCAGCAGCGACAGCGTGAGCGCCGCCCGAAGCTGGCCGTGCTGACGACGTTCTCGCCGGCGCACTTCGAGGGGGACTGGGACAGCCCGGCCGCGTGCGCGCGCACGGAGCCGTACGCGCCCGGGGAGCGGGAGGTGGGGTACATGGACGGCGAGATGCTGCgcgccgaggcggaggaggccgcggcggcggccgcggacgcgagggcgcgcggggcgggcgTCACGGTGGAGGCGCTGCGGGTGACGCGGATGGCGGCGCTGCGCGCGGACGGGCACCCGGGCGCGTACATGCACCCGTTCCcgttcgccggcggcgcgagggagCGCGTGCCCAACGACTGCGTGCACTGGTGCCTGCCCGGGCCCATCGACACGTGGAACGAGATCCTGCTGCAGCTCGTCAAGCGCTgggccgacggcgccggcgccgacgccgagccctcgtcctcgtcgccgtGA